Proteins co-encoded in one Deltaproteobacteria bacterium genomic window:
- a CDS encoding pyridoxine 5'-phosphate synthase yields the protein MTELNVNIDHVATVREARGVKSPDPVAAAALAEFAGADGITCHIRMDRRHIRERDLRLLAQTVKTKLNIEMCTAEEMLGIAMEIGPQMVTLVPERPEEKTTEGGLSVTHNRDAIAGALRLLGERDIRVSVFIDPDLDQIKAAHEAGVRMIEINTTRYCDAPDSATRKREYNNALDAIRLADKLRITVAAGHALDYKNVGPIAAIPAVKELNIGHAIVARAVLVGMERAVREMIEAIRQGEALA from the coding sequence ATGACCGAACTGAATGTGAATATCGATCACGTGGCCACGGTGCGCGAGGCGCGCGGCGTCAAGAGCCCGGACCCGGTCGCGGCGGCGGCGCTGGCGGAATTCGCCGGCGCGGACGGCATCACCTGCCACATCCGCATGGACCGGCGGCACATCCGCGAGCGCGACCTGCGTTTGCTGGCCCAGACGGTGAAGACCAAGCTCAACATCGAGATGTGCACCGCGGAAGAGATGCTCGGCATCGCGATGGAGATCGGCCCGCAGATGGTGACGCTGGTGCCCGAGCGGCCCGAGGAAAAAACCACCGAGGGCGGCCTGTCGGTGACGCACAACCGCGACGCCATCGCGGGGGCGCTGCGGCTCTTGGGCGAGCGCGACATCCGCGTAAGCGTCTTCATCGACCCGGACCTCGACCAGATCAAAGCCGCGCACGAGGCGGGCGTGCGGATGATCGAGATCAACACGACGCGCTACTGCGACGCGCCGGACAGTGCGACGCGCAAGCGCGAATACAACAACGCGCTCGACGCGATCCGCCTGGCCGACAAGCTGCGGATAACGGTCGCGGCCGGGCACGCGCTCGACTACAAGAACGTCGGCCCGATCGCGGCGATCCCCGCGGTGAAAGAACTGAACATCGGCCACGCGATCGTCGCGCGGGCGGTGCTGGTGGGCATGGAGCGCGCGGTGCGCGAGATGATCGAGGCGATTCGCCAAGGCGAAGCGCTGGCTTGA
- a CDS encoding 4'-phosphopantetheinyl transferase superfamily protein has protein sequence MSVVGIGIDLVKIERVEAIWSVRRARFVARLLHANERADSATDAACAFALKEATAKALGQGLFAWPLHDVRARSAGGRWSVDLAGRARETADSMGVTKWHIDVCVHEGWATALVVAECKDGVNA, from the coding sequence TTGAGCGTCGTCGGCATTGGGATCGATCTCGTCAAGATCGAGCGCGTCGAAGCGATCTGGTCAGTCCGACGCGCGCGGTTCGTCGCCCGCTTGCTGCACGCAAACGAACGTGCCGATTCCGCGACGGACGCCGCGTGCGCCTTCGCGCTGAAGGAAGCGACGGCCAAGGCGCTGGGGCAAGGGCTCTTCGCGTGGCCGTTGCATGATGTGCGTGCGCGGAGCGCGGGCGGGCGATGGTCGGTGGATCTCGCCGGTCGCGCGCGGGAAACGGCAGACTCGATGGGCGTGACGAAATGGCACATCGACGTATGCGTGCATGAGGGATGGGCGACGGCGCTGGTGGTCGCCGAATGCAAAGACGGAGTGAACGCTTGA